TTAATGTGCTTTTAAAGGAGCCCTATGCTGAAAATTTTGTTTTCATCCAGCCTTCTCAGCCTGTCTCACCTGTACCATTCCCATGCAGTGAAAAGATTGTTTACAGACATCCTTCAGAGACAAAAAAGGGAGTAGTCTTCAGCAATAACTCATGCAGTTCCTCTGATTGTTGTCCTAACTTTGAGCCATTCAGTGAAAGACTTAAAAGACTTAACCTTGTTTTACAGAAGAAAAGAATCAGGATTATACAGTTAAATCTCGGAAATCGCTGCAATCAATCATGCCTGCACTGTCATGTAGAGGCCTCTCCTTCAGGAAGGTTTATGGAAAGAGAAATAATAGAGAAGGTTATAAAATTTCTAAAGAAAAATCCAGGTCTTGATGTAGACATCACAGGTGGCGCACCTGAACTCCATCCTGATATAGAGTATCTCCTTAAAGAAATAGTAAGTTCGGTAAACAAAATTTACCTTAGGACCAATCTAACTGCTCTCATGGAACGTACTGAATTGATCCGGCTCTTCAAGGATCTGGAAATCGAATTGATCGCCTCACTTCCAGACATATCCGAAGAAAGGACAGACCTTATGCGAGGTAGAGGAGTTTTTGAAAGGTCTATAGAGGCTCTCAAAAAATTAAATGACCATGCCTTTGGAATAGAATCCCCTCTTCACCTCGTCCATAACCCTCCGGAGTATCTCTTACCTGAATTTCAGGAGATTGTTGAGAAAAAATACAGAGATTACCTCAGAGAAGAATACGGCATTTCATTTACCAGACTCTTTGTTCTCAACAACATGCCTGTTGGAAGATTTAAAGAAAGGCTTTATAAAAAAGGACAGTATCAGAATTATATGGCCATGCTTGCTTCAAATTTTAATCCCTCTACAGTTGAGAATCTCATGTGCCTTTTCATGATAAATATAAACTATGAAGGAAAGGTATCAGACTGTGACTTCAACAATATGCTTCAGCTCTATCTGAATGCCAGTATTGATGACCTATCAATTGATTACCTGAACGGTAGAAATATCATAACAGGTGACCACTGTTATGGATGTACTGCACTGAGGGGTTCTGGATGCTATGGAAGCGTACTTAAATAAAATATCAGAGACAGAAGAATCTCAAAAGAAGACAGCCCTTTTAGAAGGCTGTACTTATTGCGGTAAGTGTAAGAGGGCCTGCCCCTTTCTTGAAAGATACGGCCTCCCCTCAGAAATAATTATTAGTGAATCCGACTCTGTCTTTCTCTGCACGAATTGCAAAGCCTGCGACCTGGTCTGCCCGGAATCTCTTTCTCCATCTGATGCTCTATTGAATCTAAAATATGAACTGATCAAGAGAGACAGAATCAGTATAACCACAAAAAAGGCAATATATTCATCCAGTAGCTATGCAATGAGGGGTCATAGATTTCCTTTTGTTTATTATTCAAGGTCAGAGAAGGCCTTCTGGCCAGGTTGCTCCCTTCAGGGTACAAGACCGGACATTGTAAGAAAGCTTGTCAGAACCTTAAAGACAGGGCTTGTGCTTGATTGTTGCTTTGACCCCTTATTCCAGAACGGAGACCTTGATGGAGTGAGGACAGCCTCGGAGAGGATAAAGGAAAGACTAAAAAAACATGGAATAAATCATCTTATCCTTGGATGCACCAACTGTAAAAAGATATTCTCCCTTTACATGCCTGAAATAAAGACAGAGCATGTGCTTGAGACCATGGCTGAAATTCCTTTCTCAAAAAATTTTCATCTTAAAGAGCTTTATCTCCATCATCCCTGCCCTTCTTTCCGTTTTTCTATAAGAGA
The genomic region above belongs to Thermodesulfovibrionales bacterium and contains:
- the arsS gene encoding arsenosugar biosynthesis radical SAM protein ArsS (Some members of this family are selenoproteins.) produces the protein MEESVLKRYRDAAKEIEKSLCCPTSYNPEYLKIIPQEILEKDYGCGDPSRYVRQSETVLDLGSGAGKLCYIMAQIVGPEGKVIGVDMNDEMLSVARKYQNTIAEKLGYSNVEFKKARIQNLRLDLERVDEYLKKNPVRTSDDLILLNSFCEKLEKESPLIPDNSVDVVVSNCVLNLVKEEDKNNLFREIYRVLKPGGRAVISDIVSDEDVPEHMKKDPELWSGCISGALREDLFLKAFEDAGFYGTRILKWDDAPWKIVEGIEFRSLTIVAYKGKEGACLDKGHAVIYKGPFRKIEDDDGHVFERGKRIAVCEKTFNVLLKEPYAENFVFIQPSQPVSPVPFPCSEKIVYRHPSETKKGVVFSNNSCSSSDCCPNFEPFSERLKRLNLVLQKKRIRIIQLNLGNRCNQSCLHCHVEASPSGRFMEREIIEKVIKFLKKNPGLDVDITGGAPELHPDIEYLLKEIVSSVNKIYLRTNLTALMERTELIRLFKDLEIELIASLPDISEERTDLMRGRGVFERSIEALKKLNDHAFGIESPLHLVHNPPEYLLPEFQEIVEKKYRDYLREEYGISFTRLFVLNNMPVGRFKERLYKKGQYQNYMAMLASNFNPSTVENLMCLFMININYEGKVSDCDFNNMLQLYLNASIDDLSIDYLNGRNIITGDHCYGCTALRGSGCYGSVLK